The genomic DNA GTCGCCCTTGAACGGGCAGTGGGTGATGGTGTCCGAGGCCGTGAGCAGCTCGGTGCGGACGTCCTGGGGCGGCAGGTAGTAGCGGACCGGGCAGCCCGTCTCGCGCAGCACGAGCGGGCGGCGGCTCTCGGCCAGCACCCGTCCGTCGTGCACCGCCCGGACGTGCTCGGTGCCCGGCTCGACGGTGATGCGGTGTCCTGGAGTGGAAGTCATGCCCGTTGCAGCGGTCCGGTGGCCCGAATTCTTCCCCGGATCCGTGGGCTGTCGGTGGCGGATCGTACGGTGGCTCCATGAACATCTGCGTCTTTCTCTCCGCCGCCGACCTCGACGACCGCTACACCGTGCCCGCCCGGGAGTTCGCCGAACTGCTCGGCAGAGGAGGCCACACTCTGGTCTGGGGCGGTTCGGAGAGCGGGCTGATGAAGGTCGTCGCCGACGGGGTCCAGAAGGCGGGCGGGCGGCTCGTCGGGGTGTCGGTGGACTTCCTGGCCGACCGGGCCCGGACGAACGCCGACGAGATGGTGATCGCCCGCGATCTGGCCGAGCGCAAGGCGCTGCTCCTGGCGAAGGCCGACGCGGTCGTGATCATGGTCGGGGGGACCGGGACGCTCGACGAGGCCACCGAGATTCTGGAGCTCAAGAAGCACGGCAAGCACGCCAAGCCGATCGTCCTGCTGAACACGGCGGGCTTCTACGACGGTCTGCGCCAGCAGTTCCAGCGCATGGAGGACGAGGGCTTCCTGCCGCTGCCCCTCACCGACCTGGTCTTCTTCGCCAAGGACGGTGTCGGCGCGCTCGCCTACCTGGAGGAGTCCGCCGGGCAGCGGTGACGGGCCGCCCCGGTGCGCCGGTGCCGGTGATGGGAGGATCGGCACATGTCTACCCACCTCATCACCGGCGCCGGTTCCGGCATCGGAGCAGCCGTCGCCCGCCGTCTTCTGGAACGCGGTGACGAGATCGTCCTGCTGGCCCGGGACGCGGGCCGGGCCAAGGAGCTCGCCGGTCTGCACCCCGGTGCCCGTACGCTCGTCGGCGACCTCGGCAATCCGGACCGGCTCTCCTGGGCGTTCGGCCAGCAGACGGTGCCCGAGCGCATCGACTCGCTGCTGCACATCGCGGGAGTCGTGGAACTCGGCCGTGTGGGCGAGCTCACCCCCAAGGCCTGGCACTTCCAGCTCAACGCCAACCTCGTCGCCCCCGCCGAGATCACCCGCCTCCTGCTGCCGCAACTGCGCGTCGCCCAGGGCCATGTGGTCTTCGTGAACTCGGGCGCCGGGCTCCAGGCGCACGCCGAGTGGGGTGCGTACGCAGCGAGCAAGCACGGCCTGAAGGCCCTCGCCGACTCGCTGCGCCACGAGGAGCACGGCAACGGGGTCCGGGTCACCTCCGTCTACCCCGGGCGCACCGCCAGCCCCATGCAGGCCAAGGTCCATCAGCAGGAGGGCAAGGAGTACGACGCCACCCGGTGGATCGACCCGGAGTCCGTGGCCACCACGATCCTGATGGCGCTCGACCTCCCGCGCGACGCCGAGGTCAACGACCTCACCGTCCGCCCCGGACGCTGAGAGCCGGCCTGTCGCCCCGCACCCGTAGGCTTCCCGGGTGAGCGAGAAGAGCAAGTTCAGCGGGTGTGCGGCGACCGGGGTCGGGTCCATGCCCGGGGGAGACGCGCGGGAGGCGGCGAAGACCGTCACCGGTTCCTTCGCGGACGGTCGGGGAATGCCGCATCTGGCGGAGCTGCCGGCCCGCGGTCCGGGCGCGGACATGATCGGCCGGACCATCGGGATGCTCGTCGAGATGTACGGCCATGTCGAGCCGAGCGGCTGGCGGATCAGCGACCGGCCCGGCCGTGACACCAAACGGGCCCGGTCCTGGCTCGGTGAGGACCTGGACGCCCTGGAGGAGTTCACCCAGGGCTACGAGGGGCTGCTCAAGGTGCAGGCCGTCGGCCCGTGGACCCTGGCCGCGGCCCTGGAGCTGCGGGGCGGCGAGGCCATGCTCGGTGACCCCGGCGCCTGCCGCGACCTGGCCGGTTCGCTGGCCGAGGGGCTGCGCGCGCACCTCGCCGACGTACGCCGCCGGGTGCCCGGAGCGCAGGTGGTGCTCCAGCTCGACGAACCGTCCCTGACGGCCGTGCTGCTGGGGCGGGTCCGGTCCGCGAGCGGCTACCGCACCTACCGGGCCGTGGACCGCCAGGTCGTCGAGGCCACCCTGCGCGAGGTGCTCGCCGTGCGGGGTGACGGGCCGGGGATCGTCCACTCCTGCGCCCCCGAGGTGCCGTTCGCGCTGCTGCGCCGGGCCGGTGCCGACGGGATCTCCTTCGATTTCTCCCTGCTCACCGAGCGTGAGGAGGAGACGATCGGGGAAGCGGTCGAGGGCGGCACCCAGCTGTTCCTCGGAGTCGTGCCCGGCACCGATGCGGCCTCGGCCGGATTGTCGGACCCGGGCGGTAGCGTCATGGGAGTCAGGACGCTGTGGAGCAGGTTGGGGCTGAATCCGGGGACTCTCACCCAGTCCGTCGTGA from Streptomyces sp. NBC_00654 includes the following:
- a CDS encoding methionine synthase, which codes for MSEKSKFSGCAATGVGSMPGGDAREAAKTVTGSFADGRGMPHLAELPARGPGADMIGRTIGMLVEMYGHVEPSGWRISDRPGRDTKRARSWLGEDLDALEEFTQGYEGLLKVQAVGPWTLAAALELRGGEAMLGDPGACRDLAGSLAEGLRAHLADVRRRVPGAQVVLQLDEPSLTAVLLGRVRSASGYRTYRAVDRQVVEATLREVLAVRGDGPGIVHSCAPEVPFALLRRAGADGISFDFSLLTEREEETIGEAVEGGTQLFLGVVPGTDAASAGLSDPGGSVMGVRTLWSRLGLNPGTLTQSVVITPSCGLAGASPAYARAALAHCARAARSLADNPE
- a CDS encoding TIGR00730 family Rossman fold protein, producing MNICVFLSAADLDDRYTVPAREFAELLGRGGHTLVWGGSESGLMKVVADGVQKAGGRLVGVSVDFLADRARTNADEMVIARDLAERKALLLAKADAVVIMVGGTGTLDEATEILELKKHGKHAKPIVLLNTAGFYDGLRQQFQRMEDEGFLPLPLTDLVFFAKDGVGALAYLEESAGQR
- a CDS encoding SDR family oxidoreductase translates to MSTHLITGAGSGIGAAVARRLLERGDEIVLLARDAGRAKELAGLHPGARTLVGDLGNPDRLSWAFGQQTVPERIDSLLHIAGVVELGRVGELTPKAWHFQLNANLVAPAEITRLLLPQLRVAQGHVVFVNSGAGLQAHAEWGAYAASKHGLKALADSLRHEEHGNGVRVTSVYPGRTASPMQAKVHQQEGKEYDATRWIDPESVATTILMALDLPRDAEVNDLTVRPGR
- a CDS encoding DUF427 domain-containing protein → MTSTPGHRITVEPGTEHVRAVHDGRVLAESRRPLVLRETGCPVRYYLPPQDVRTELLTASDTITHCPFKGDAAYWSVPGAADLVWAYPDPKPEVAAIKDHFCFYATERVTG